The genomic interval AGGAGATGATCGGCCACGGGGAGTGGCTGCCGTACCTGAAGGCGCAGACGGAGTTCAGCCAGAGCACGGCATCGCGCTTTATGACGCTGTACCGCGAATACGGGGCGCAGCAGCAGACCCTTTTTGGGGCGGAATCAAATTACCCAACGTTGAATAATTTGAGCATTTCCAATGCTTTGCGACTGCTCGCGCTGCCGGAAAACGAGCGGGAGAGCTTCGCCGAGGAGCACGATGTGGAGCACATGTCGGCGCGGGAGCTGGAAGAGCTGATCCAGGAGAAGAAGGCGGCCGAGGACGAGCGGGATCTGTACGAGCAGAAGCTGGCAGAACAGATGGGCGCGGCGGAGCGGCTGAAAAAGGACGCCGAGACGGCGGCGCAGGAGGCCGAGGCACGCTGCCGGGAGCTGGCGGAGACACAGGCGCAGATCCGGGCACTGCAGGAAAATATCCGCACGCTGGAGAGCCGGCCGGTTGAGGTGGCCGTGCAGGTGGACGAGGGCGCTGTGGCCAAGGCGCGCGAGGAAGAAAAGGCGGCTGCGCAGAAAGAGCTTGAGCGGCTGGAAAAGAAGCTGCAGAAGGCGGAAAAGGCGCGCGAGCAGGCGGAGGCCACGGCCAAGGCCGCCGAGGACAAGCTGGAGACCGCCGCGGCGGACGTAGCCAAGGAGCGCGACGGCCTGAAGCTGGAGCTGCAGGAGGCGCGCCGGAAGCTGGAGATGAGCGACGTGACGGTGGCGCAGTTCAAGATCGTGTTTGACACCGTGCAGGGGAATTTGAACGACATGCTGGCTCTGATCGCCAAGGCCAGCGGCGAGAACCAGACAAAGCTCCGAGCGGCTGCGGAGAAGCTGCTGGAGGCATTCGGGGAGAAGGTGAAGCGGAATGGGTGAGTACATAAACGAAACGGAAGTGCTGCAGAGAGCGCTGGACACCTACGGATCTTCCCTACAGATTGCGATGGTGTTTGAGGAAATGAGCGAGCTGCAAAAGGAGCTGTGCAAGTACCTGCGCGGACGGGGCTCGTTCGAGCATATTGCCGAGGAGATCGCCGACGTGGAGATCATGCTCGAGCAGATGAAAATGCTGTTTTGCTGCACGGATGATGTGCGCAATGAGCGCAGGCGCAAAGTGGTGCGGCTGAAGGGCAGGTTGGACGAGCACGGAGAAGCAGGCTGATACATCAGAGAAGCCGGCCCTCTTCCGGGTGCAGGGCACCCGGAACATCTCCTCTTTTTTTGATTCCGCAAGAGCGGGCCGGGCGGCGGAAAGGCACCGCCGCCTGTGCCCGGAAGAGAGCCGGAGGAAGGAGAACGATATGTGCAGGACGACGTGCATGGAAACGATCGCGCAGGCCGCGCGGGAGCGCCGGGAGGCGAGGCTGCGCGAAATGCTGAACACGAACTACGGGAACGAGCCGACCGTGGTGGTGCGGTACGGAAAATGATCCGCGAATACGGAAGGAAACGATGCAACGGATGCCGGCAGCTGAAAACGGTGCCGTGGCCGCGCGGATACCCTGCGGCGCGGTGCATGGCAGATGGACGGATGCGGGGCGCGGTGATCGGCCGGAGGCCGACGGACGACTGCCCGGTGTACCGGCCGGCATGGTGCCCGGGAAAGGAGGACGACGTTGAACGCAGAATTTGAGGCGTTTTTGAACAACGAAGTCGGAAAAATGTACGCAAACGACACGCAGAAGCTGATGCTCTACCGCGTGGACGCAGACGAAAGGGAGAGCTACGGCTACAAGGACATGGGCCAGATCGAGCGGCTGGGCGCGCTGCTGAGCATGCTGTGTAAGGAGATCATGGACATGGTGGCGGAATGGAAGGAGAACGACGGATGAAGCAGGAAATGCTGCTGTGTGTGCCGTGCGCAGAGCGGATGAAGCAGGAAGGCAAGCGGGTGGAGCACACCGGGAACGTGCGCGGGAAGCTGACGTGCGGCTGCTGCGAACGGCGGCGGTACGGCGGCGTGTATGTGGTGGAACTATGAGCACGTGCGAACAATGCTACCACGGGTCCGCCACGGGGCTGCGCGGAGTCGGGACGGTGTGCCTGTACATCCTGCACGAAAAGCGGCGCAGGCCATGTCCCGGAGGGGATGCATGCACGGAGTTTGTTACGCCGGAGGATTATGCGCGGAGAGGGAGCGAGGAGAAGCCGATGGGAAGAGAACAGAGACTATGGACAAAGAGAGAGGAAAAGCGCCTGATGCAGATGATCGAGGACGGGAAAACGTACAGGGAGATCGGCGAGGCGCTGGGCCGCACGAGAGCGAGCGCACAGCAACACGCGCACTACATGAGGAAGGAAGAAAACGATGATGCACTACAAGGGGCTGGCGAAGCTGGCGGCGAAGGAAGCAAAAAACAGGGCGCTGCTGATCTGCGAGACGGCGGGCATGCTGAGCCTGCTGGGCGAAAAGTGGGCGTACAGCGCGCAGGTGGAGAGCCTGCAGCAGTCGGACGGCCGGGAGCTGCTGGCGGAGATCGTGCGAATGGTCGGGCGAATCCCGACGGAGGAGGCCGTAACGGTGCGGGGGTCGACGGAGCAGCACACGATGCTGGACGTGACACTGGCACGCCTGAGCGAGGCAATGCAGGTGGACGGTGCGCGGGAGATCAAGGCGACGCCGCTGATGTATGGCAGCACAATGCTGTGGCAGACGCGCGACCGGCAGATCATCGGCCTGCCGGAGGATGCGCAGGCGGCTGTCACCATGACGCGGGAGGCAACGACGGATGCACTCGGCACGGTGATGCGCTTCGACACACCGGAGGAGACGTTCGCGGCGCAGACGCTGGAAAATGCGGCGGCCATGTGGCAGGCACTCGCGCTGACAAGCTGGGTGGCGTGGGACGACGACTGACCAAGATCTATATTGCCGGGAAGATCACCGGCGACGAGGGATACCGCGAGAAGTTCCGCCGGGCGGCGGAGACGGTAAGCGGAATGGGCTGCATCCCACTTAACCCGGCGGAGCAGCCGGAGGGGATGGCGGCACAGGACTACATGCGGATGTGCTTTGCGATGATCGACATCGCGGATGCGGTGCTGTTTTTGCCGGACTGGCGCGGCAGCCCGGGCGCGATGCTGGAAAAGGCGTATTGTGAGTACATCCAAAAACCGCACGTTTTCGCGGCAGGGGAGGCGGAAGCATGAATGTATGCGAATTTTGCGGGAGAGAGATTCCGCGCGGGCGGCTGTGCACAAAGCATTTGGCGATGCGCGTGCTGCTGCCAATAAGGTATTGGCAGATGGTGGCCAAGAGCGCAAATGAGGCAGCGATCCGCGAGCAAATGGACCTGGAATATGAGCAGCGGCGGAGCGCGGAAGCCAGCAAGGCACTGACAGCGGAACGCGCCGAAGCAGCAGAAGCGAAGGAGAACATGGAAAGTGCGATGCGCGCACTGGAACAGGTGCGTGCGGAACTGGAACAGGTGCGTGCGGAGCTGAAGGAGGAGCACATCCGGAGACTGGAGGAGCAGATGGAGGTGCGGAATCTGGAAAAGGTGCTGGCCGGCCGGCTGCTGGCCGAATGGAAGGAGCGAAAGGTGCCGCGCACGCCGCTGGGCCAGGATGCTGAGACATGCAAGCGCTGGATGTGCGACGGTGACTGCCCGGCATGGATGGCATGCTTAGGGAAGCTGGGGCCGCGCGAACAGATCCGCGAACTGATGGAGGCAATGGGATATGCCGGCGGGACCGTGTAAAGGGTGTGCCGAGCGGAGGCCGGGGTGCCACGCGGCGTGCGCGGCGTATCTGGAGGTACGGGCGGAATGTGACCGGCGGATCGCTGAGCGCGCCCGCGAGCAGAAGGTGACGGATGCAAGCCTGGCGCTGGCGGCGCGCAACAACCACAAATACGGGCGCGGATAACGCACGGATAGCAAAATGCCCCGGCAGTGGATCACTGCCGGGGCTGAAGAGCAAGTTATTTGCGCACGGGGTAGATGACGGTCTCGCCGTCCGGTGGCATATCGTCCGCGTGGATGTAAGTCGGCGCTGTCCACTTCAGGATCAGGCGGCGATCATCCTGCGGGCCTGCCCAATAGTGATGCCAATGACCGCGGCGGGCGTGCGGCCGCTTTTTTCCGCCGGGCGTGCTGCCGGTGGTGTCAGCCTCGTCTGCTTCCGCGCGCGCTCTTGCGCCGCGAATGGCCGCGCCCATGCGCACGCCGACATACTGCAGATCGACGGTGCTGGCCTTGCCGACGTCGTCGGGCTTGTGCGGGATCTTTTGCGTGTGCTTGTGATCCGGCGCAGCGGCGATGTCCGCGCCGTCGGAGATGATATACAGGATGATCTGGATGACGCCAAGGATAATGCGGCCAAGGGAAGCGACGTCCGAGACGGTGCTGATGTCGACGCCGACATTTTCGCGCGTGCGGTCCAGCGTGGCCCGCACACAGTCGCCGATCGTGCCGGACGGGTCCAGATGCAGCACCTGCGGGACAGTGCCCAGCATATCATCGTACAGCCACTGCACGCGCAGCTCCGTGGAGCCATGGTTGACATCGTAGTCGATCCACGCAAAAAAGCCGTCGACGCCGGGCAGCTCCGGGTGGTGAGCCTTGACATAGATGCAGGGGTACGGCAGGTGCAGCAGCAGGTCGACCGGCAGGACGTCGGTGTCCTCCATGTCCTCCGCCTGGGCAAAAAGCATCTCGGCCATGTCGTCATCTACGGCGTAGATGATGCGGCTGCGCCGCCACGCCCAGCAGGCCGTAAGCTCTGCGGACATGGCTGCGGCATCCAGTTCGCTCCGGCCACGGGCGTAGGTAAGGTAGGTGTAGGCGGCGTTGATCGGCAGCGGGCAGTAGTCCGGCCACGCAAAGCCGTCCTCGCCGTTGGCGGTCGCGCAGCTGTCAAGCTGGCGATAGGCATCCGGGCAGCTGCGCAGCCACTTGCGCAGCAGCGGCAGCGGGGTCTCTCGGTCTCTCATGCTAGCATCTCCCTCACAAACCGCACTGCTTTGCCAGCAGCAGGCGCACATACGGTGGGCACTCGCGGCTCCCGGAGATCCATCCCTGCAGCGTGCGCAGCGGGATTGCAAAACGCGCCGCAAAGTCCGTCTGCGACAGGCCGGCGTGCTGCACGATCTCGTTGACGGTCAGGTGCGCGTAGCTCCAGATGGGCCGCAGTTCTGCGGCCAAGGCCGGGAGCTCGTCCTCGCTGGCGCCAAAGATGTCTGACGTCGCAACGTCGGACACGAACGCATCCGGGTCATCGTAGGCAGCGGCCTCCTGCAGCGCTGCCGAAAACTGCTTATCCGTGAGATCGTAGTGCTCATCCAGATCGTCTGCGCTGGCATAGATCCAGGCGTGCGCGACGTCGGTTGCCGGGTATCCGTGCTTGGGGTCGTGGCGCAGCGTGATCGCCACATCTACGCCGCCCTTTCCGCCGAGGATGCCTGGCTTGTACTCGGCACGGTAGCCGACGATGGCGGTGTATGACCCACGGATACCGGCGCTCGAGACGAGGCGCTGGAGGCTCCCGTTGATCGCGTCTGTGAGTGTGGCGCCGCTGATCGTGTCCGGCCACTGGCTGCCGGACACGTACACTTCGTATTCTTTTGCAGTGATTCCTTTGCTTATCATTGCGTTTTGCCTCCTTTAGTAGCCTCACGCCAGGCTGCCAGAGCCTTGGCATAGTTTTTGAGTGCGTCGGCATCATCGTTGCTGATGCGGATCTCCGCATTGTCAACGTAGATGCGGTAGCCATAAGCCGCCGTACCGTAGACCTTGCCGTTCCACCGGCCGGCCGGGTAGCATACCGGCTTGACCGGCTCCGTGATGCCGGATGCCTCA from Clostridiales bacterium carries:
- a CDS encoding DUF3102 domain-containing protein; translation: MNELTRTPETVGAEIRGLTAQAKQMTLWFGIEIGRRLCEVKEMIGHGEWLPYLKAQTEFSQSTASRFMTLYREYGAQQQTLFGAESNYPTLNNLSISNALRLLALPENERESFAEEHDVEHMSARELEELIQEKKAAEDERDLYEQKLAEQMGAAERLKKDAETAAQEAEARCRELAETQAQIRALQENIRTLESRPVEVAVQVDEGAVAKAREEEKAAAQKELERLEKKLQKAEKAREQAEATAKAAEDKLETAAADVAKERDGLKLELQEARRKLEMSDVTVAQFKIVFDTVQGNLNDMLALIAKASGENQTKLRAAAEKLLEAFGEKVKRNG
- a CDS encoding DUF4406 domain-containing protein translates to MGRRLTKIYIAGKITGDEGYREKFRRAAETVSGMGCIPLNPAEQPEGMAAQDYMRMCFAMIDIADAVLFLPDWRGSPGAMLEKAYCEYIQKPHVFAAGEAEA